The DNA segment GCGGTGATGCCGTGCGTCAGGCGCTGGCCGATCACGGCGATGACGAGATGGTTGTCTCACCGCTGGTGGTGATGGAGTGTCTGACCGGTCCGCTCAAGCGCGGCAACCTCGCCCTGGTGGACTACTACCGGGAGACGCTCGCCGGCATCGGTCGCGTTCCGTTGAACGAGGAGGAGTTCGTGCGCGCCGCCGAACTCCGTGCCCGTCATGGCCTCGGATCGGCTGATGCCCTGCACCTCGCCGCGGCCCAGAAGGCCGGATGCGCGGCGCTCTGGACCAACGATCGGCGGCTCGAGCGTGCGGGGCACGGTCTTGCCGTCGCCATCGTCGACCGCTCGTGAGCACGGTGCGGGTCGCGGGCGTCGACCTCGCCGCGGAGGCGGCGGGCACGGCACTCGCCGTGCTGCGGGTCGAGGCGGGTGGTCGCGAGCCGGGCAGCGTCGCGCTCGAGCACCTGCGGCTCGGCGTCGACGACGACACCCTGATCGCCGAGACCCGCACCGTCGCGCTGATCGGCATCGACTGCGCGTTCGGCTGGCCGGTCGACTTCGTCGACTTCGTCGCCCGCCAGGCGAGCGGAGCGCGCCTGGCGAGCGACGACACGGGCGACCTCGCCTGGCGCCGGCGTCTCGCGCATCGGGAGACCGACCGCGTCGTCACCGAGCGCACGGGCGCGCGGCCCCTCAGCGTCGCCACGGACCGCTTGGGCATGACGGCGCTGCGGTGCGCGGTGCTGCTCGACCGGCTGGCGGGAGACGGGCGGGTGGTCGACCGGGCGGGAGAGCATCCGAGTGCCGTTGTCGAGGTGTACCCCGCGATGGCCCTGCGGGTGTGGGGGCTGGCCCGGCCGGGCTACAAGCTGACGACGGATGCGCGCGCGGCGCTGATCGCCGACCTGCGCCGCGCGGCCCCGTGGCTCGAGCTCGGCGACCACGAGCCGCTCATGCGGGCCTCGGCCGACGCGCTCGACGCGGTGCTTGCCGCGCTGGTGGCGCTCGCGCATCGGGCCGGACACTCGGTGCCGCCGACCGCGGCGCAGCGCGACCGCGCGCGGGTCGAGGGCTGGGTGGCGATCCCGACGGTCGGGCTGGCCGAGCTGGGGAGGGTACCGTAGGGGAGTGACAGCGGCTGATGAAGAGTGCATCCACGGGTTCGAGCCAGGGATGTGCGCCAGCTGCTTCCCCCCTCCCGCGCCGGTGGCTCCGCCGCCCGCGCGCCGCAGCCCGAAGCCGGCCGCCCGCAGCCTGCGCAGTCCCGCCCCGGGCGCGACCGGCAAGGCCGCCGAGGTGCGGCCGCCGAACCTGCCGCAGCGCGTCTTCCACGTCACGCACATCAGCAACCTGCCGCTGATCCTCGGCGAGGGTCGCCTGCTGCCGTCGTCGCAGGCCCAGCCTGCGCTACGGCTGGCGAGCGAGCTCGCGCGCGAGCTGCGGGCCACGGCGCCGGTACCGGCCGTCCCGCGCGCTGTCGGTGGCACCGACGAGCTGGGTGCCCTCGCGGGCACTCGTGAATCCACGGTGGACGACTGCGTCGCCTTCAGCCTCACCCCGCAGGCGACGTGGTGGCTCGAGGTGCAGGAGGGTGCGGCTGGCCCGACGTGGAGCGCCGCGGCTCGCGCCGCCGCGACGACGGACTTCGTGGTGCTGGGCGTGGACATCCGCTCGCTGGGCGATGGTCTGATCGTGTCGGACGGCGATGCCGCGGCCCCGGCCACGCGTCTCGGTGCCGGCGCCGACGGCCGTCAGCGGATGCTCGCGCGCGCCGCAGCCACCCCCGAGGCCCTGCAGGCCGCGGAGGCGCTGGTGCCCGGCCCGGTGTCGCTCGACCTCGTCGCGCTGGTGGCGGTCGCGAACGACCGCCGCCGCGACGAGGTGCGCGCCCTGCTGCAGTCGGCGGGGGTCACGGCCAAGGTCGCGGTGTATCCGCCGTGGTTCGTGCCGAAGCTCGACGACTGAGTCGGATCTCGCCGCGCCCGGCTGGGGAGTTCTGCACAGCCCCGTGAACGGAGGAGGGTGCTCCTTTTCTGAGCAATGCTAATTTTCGAGGGCGACGCTCCGTCGCATTGCCACCCCCTCGAAAGAAGGCACTCCGATGCTCAGAATCGACTCTGCTCGCGCGCGCCGCGCAATCGCTGCAGCCGTCGCCACCGTACTCATGACGCTCGGCGCGGGCGCGACGGCTGCACAGGCGGCACCTGTGGAGGAGGCGCAGCCGGTCACGACCGAGTGGGTGTGCTCGACGATGCCGAGTCGCGTCACCGACTTCCGGGTCTTCAATGGCACCGCCCACACCTTCGCAATTCAGAAGTTCGATGCGGCACTCGGCTCTTTCGTGTCGATCGAGGTTTCTCTCGATGCTCAACTGACCGCCGGCATGCAGGTGAACCTCAATCTGACTGAGCCTGCGGCTGATGTCACGGTGAACGCCCGATACGAGCTATGGATGAACATTCCGCCTGAGGCCGTGACCCCCAACTTCCCACCGGGGCCGAGTGATCGCTCGAGCACCATCTACCTCCCGCTTGAGATCCCCTGGGCGAATGGCCCTCTCCCGAACGGGCCGACGGTCTTCAACACGCGAGTTGAGTCGCTCGGCGGGTCGTTCACTTCCTTGGATTCAGGAGTCTGGTCAGGTTCCGGTTTGCAGACTCTCATCTTCCAGTCGAACACCACCATCGGCGCGACGGGTGTCGGAGGCAACGGCGAGTACATCCAGAACACCACCGCCTCTGCCGACCTCTGCTACCGCTACACCTACGTCCCGGCGGCTTCCGGTCCGGAGCCCGAACCACCGTCAACCCCCGACGAGCCGACCGAGTCTGATCCCGCTCCAGACCCCGAGCCGACCCCTGAGACGACGCTCCAGGAACTCCCGGCACTGGGCGCTGGAGACCGCTTCAGCGCGGTTCTCCCGCTTGCGCTGGGGGCCGCCTTGACGATCCTCGCCGGCATGATGCTGCGGCAGCGACCGCTCGCGCTCGGGGAGGTCAGGCCGCCCCGCTGACGGGCCGACTGGCTGACGGGCAGGGCCTGCCCGCTCCCCGCCGTGCCCGCTGCGCCTCGCGCGCCCTCCGCATCACCGCGTCGCGCGGCACCCCGGCAACCGAGCCGACCTAGGCTCACCTCATGGCCCGCATGCTGCCCCCGACGGTCGGCGACGACGCCCCGCCCGGCGAGCTCGCCGTGTTCGCGGCGCTGCGCGATGCTCCCGGCACCGACGACTGGGTGGTGTTCCACTCGCTCGAGATCGCGCACCACGTCAGCCAGGTGCAGGGCGAGGCCGACTTCGTGGTCATCGCGCCGGGATACGGCGTGCTCGTCATCGAGGTGAAGTCGCACGAGAGCATCGAGGCCGACGGCGAGGGGCGCTGGCGCTACGGCAGCCGCGACTGGGTGACCCGCAGCCCCTTCGAGCAGGCGTCGGGGGCGCAGCACTCGATCATCGAGTACCTGCAGTCGCGCGGCGCCCGCCCGGTGGGGTATCCGATCTTCCACGCGGCGTGGCTCACGCAGCTCAGCAAGAGCAAGTTCAGCAACGGCATCGGGTGGCACGAGTGGCAGCTGCTCGATGCCGCCGATCTGGGGGCTGACCGGGTGCGGGGTGCGATCATCCGCTGCCTCGAGAAGGCGAGTGCGCACCTGGGCGAGACGATCGCCAGCTACCGTCGGGTCGCGGGCCAGCCGGATGCGGAGCACACGCAGCGCGTGGTCGACCTGCTGATTCCGCGCTTCGTCGTCGAGTTGAGCGCGAAAGAGCTGGCGCGACGGCGCGAGCGGGAGCAGGCCCAGTTCACGGCCGAGCAGGTGCGCGTGCTCGATCTGGTGGCCGGCAACCCGCGGCTGCTGCTCGAGGGCCCGGCGGGCACGGGCAAGACGTGGGTGGCAGCCGAGGCCGCCCGCCGTGCGGCGGCGGCCGGCCAGCGCACCCTCGTGGTGGTGTTCAACCGGCTCATCGAGCAGCGGCTGGTCGAGCTGTGCGGCGACGGGGTGGAGGTGCGGCGCATCCACGCCCTGATGGCGCAGGTGGTTGACCGGCACGCGGGGCGCAACGAGGCGCGGCGCAAGCTCGACTCAGGCCGCGTCGAGCGCGACTGGTACGACGTGACCCTGCCCGAGCAGGCGCTCGAGGCGGCGCTCGAGCTCGGCCCGCAGTTCGACTACCTGGTGCTCGACGAGGCGCAAGACGTGGCGGTCGACGCCTACCTCGACGTGCTCGACGCGCTGCTGGTGGGCGGGCTGGCGCAGGCGCCGGTGTTCGTGACGGGCGACTTCGACCACCAGGTGATCTACCGGCGGCACGGGGATGCTGCGGCCGCGCCCGCTGCCCCTTCTGCCGACTCGGCCGCCGCGCCGGCCACCCCCGAGTCGGCCCGCGACCGCCTGCTGCGCCGCCTGCCCGGCCTCGTGCAGTTGCAGCTGCGCTCGAACGTGCGCACCACCCCCGAGGTGGGCCGCTTCGTGGCCGAGCTGATCGGCGAGCCGACTCTGTACAGCGAGCACCGCCGCAGCGATGACGACCAGGTGTCGGTCGAGCGCCTGACCTTCTCGACGGCGGACGAGCAGCAGCGCCTGCTGGCCGACGCGGTGGAGCGCATCCTGTCGGAGCCGTTCACGGTGCGCGAGCTGGTGATCCTCTCGCCCTACCGCGCCGACCGTTCCGCTGTCGGCGTGGCGCTGTCATCGGGCGCTGCGGATGCTCGCCTCACGTCGCGCCTCGCCCCCGCCGTGGCGGGCACGGGTATCGAGGATTCGACGCGCATCCGGTGGGGGACGATCCACGAGTTCAAGGGCCTCGAGGCGCCGGCGGTGATCCTGACCGACATCGACCTGTCGAAGGAGCACCACCGCGATCTGCTGTACGTGGGGGCGTCGCGGGCGACGGATCGGCTGGTGGTGCTCACGGCTGGCCGGCAGAGCTAGGTGTTTCGCGATTCGCACCGACGGCTGATTTACCGTGCCAGGCCTCTTCGGAGGTCATCAGCAGTGCGTCGGGCAAGCGCTGCGGTGTCGGCAGGCACCTGCGCCTCGATGAGTCCGTTCCCGGCGAGCGAGTCAAGCAGCTGAGTGAGTCTTGAGCGGTCGGAGCCGCGCAGGTCGGCGACGATCGGCTCGGTGTCCGTGATGCAGGCCAGCAGCGTCATGCTGTCGAGGAGGTGTCGATCGCGATCTCGTGAGTCGACCAGGTGCGCGGCTGCTTTCAGCACGAGCGCCCCGTGAAGTGTTGGCGCAGGAACAGCCACGATTCGGTCACCCGCGTCGAAGTGCAGCACCTCGGTTCTGTTGAGCGCCTGTTGACCGCCGTCGATCTGCAACACCAGTTTGCGCCCGAATCGCGGTGGAGGCCGTTCGTGGTCAGGCACCATGAGGTCAACCACGTCGGTTCCGCGGCGGAATCGGTATGCACGAGCGGTCGTCTCGTCCAAGGTGTAACCGCTCTCAAGAAGTGCTGAGGCTGCAGAGGAGTAACTGAAGACTCCCGCCTCCACGCGCGCTGCCACGTCGACGTCGACCGTGACTCGCGTCGTCTCAACGCGCGCAGCGATGGCGTGGGCCTGCACCATGAGGCCGCCCACGAGAACCCATCGATCAAGCGGGAGAACGTCAGCCAGTTCCCACACTCGGGGCCACGGGTGCGTCCACCCGCCCGAGGGCTGAGGAATGACGTCCTTCTCGCTCACCGCAGTTTCTCTTGACGTTCGCGGAGCCGTTCGAGGGCGGCACTGCTTGAACGTTGGTCGCCGTAGGCGTAGACCACGATGTCACTGACGACGGCCCCAGCAGAAGTCTCCAGCTCCACGAGCACTGTCTCGCCGTCGACATCCTCGATGAGGCGCCATTGTCGGGCGAGAGTGTTGGCGTCGGGAGTCACGGCGACACGCAGAGTTGCTCCCGTCGAGGTGAGCGACTGGTCACCTTCGGCGATGGTGTCGCCGCTCGCGGCAGTGGAACGCCAGAGCGAGACCCGTGAGCCCAGTACGTGGTAGGCGAGCTCTGCGGCACTGAGGTCACGCAGGCGAGCGCGAAGTCTGCTGCGTTGGCTTCCCGAGATCGCTGACGTCGAACCGCTGTCGAGAAGATCGCAGGCTGCTCGCACCGTCTGCTCATCCCACGAGCGTCCGCGCCCTCGTGACCGACTCGCCGCCAACACCGCGCGGCCCGAAACGACGGTGCGCCCGGCAACGTCTCGGTGTGCGAGGCGTCCGGCTCGCACCATTCGCTGTACCTGGCGCTGACTGACGCCAAGCTGCGATGCGGCGGTGCGGGTTGCGGTTTCCATGACATAAATAGTCGCTTAGGCGACGTATTACGTCAATTGCCACACGCATGCTCGATTCCCAGTGGGCTTGCTGGTTCTCTGCCGGTGCTCGTTGTGCGCTGGACGATCAATCATTAGTGGTCCTGGGTGGGAGGTACCTCACTGGAGTTACCCGCCGGACGTCGGATCACGGCCGCAGCGATCAGCACGATCGCACCGATGTACATGACGAAGAACCCCACCTCGATCTGTGTCGTGGCCAAGAAGCCTTCCGCCAGTCCGGCGAAGGGGTTTCCGGCCAGCTCTTGTTCGAGATCGGCTTGCGCATCGCTCAGTCGCGTCAGAAAGACCGCGATGCTGATCGAAAGCACGGCGATCGCCCCAATCGCCGTCACCCAGAGCCATCGGAACCAGCCGAGCAACACCAGGCCGGCTGAAATCGCGGCCAGCACGAGCACGATCACACCGTCGCCCTGGAAGTTGCCGAGGTAATTCACTGTGCCGATCACCGGAGCGCTGATGGCTGGCAGAAAGGTGCCGAGTGCCAAGACGGCAGCCCCGGCTAAGCCCACGATGTGGCGACGATCCATGAGTCTCTTCTCGCTTTCTTGATCGCAGGGTGGTGAACGGTCAGCCGGGTGCTGAGGGTGTCTCGCGATCGCCAGCAACGGTAGGGGCCTGGTCCGACATTCGGCTGCTTGCCGACGCGGTGGAGCGCATCCTGTCGGAGCAGTTCACGGTGCGCGAGCTGGTGATCCTCTCGCCCTACCGCGCCGACCGTTCCGCTGTCGGCATGGCGCTGTCTTCAGGCGCCGCGGATGCTCGCCTCACGTCGCGCCTCGCCCCCGCTGTGGCGGGCACGGGCATCGAAGATTCGACGCGCATTCGGTGGGGAACGATCCACGAGTTCAAGGGCCTCGAGGCGCCGGCGGTGGTCCTGACCGACATCGACCTGACGAAGGAGCACCACCGCGATCTGCTGTACGTGGGGGCGTCGCGGGCGACGGATCGGCTGGTGGTGCTGACTGCCGACTGAACGGCCGGCCAGAGTCAGTCGCTGGGGCCCTTCGGGCGTGACGTCTCACCGTAACGCTGCTGTGCAGCTTGCTTGCTGATGCCTAGAACGATTCCGATGAGTCCCCAGCTGCGCCCCGTGGCACGTGACGCGGCGACGGCGGCTCGCAGCTCGGCTTCCGCATCGCGCAGGGCGTGCTTCGCTCGTCCGATCCTTCGCAGGTCTTCTGGGTCGTCAACCTCAAGCGTGCTCAGGTCGATCGTGTCGAGAAGCTTCTCGATGTCGCGATGGCTCGTTCGAGTCTTCACGGCTTCTCTCTCCCCTCGAGGTAGCGGATGAAGCGTCGTCGTGCGGGCATGGCGTGGATGACTCGCGCATCGTCTTCGGGGTCAGCGAGCACGATTTCAAGCAGCTCTCCGTTGCGCGCCGGGCCGATCGCCACGAGCTCGTTGTCATCGAGTGCGTAGAGGCGCATGGGGAGATCTAACGCGTGCCTGATGTCGTCAACCAGGACCCCGTGCTTGAGTGCCGACGCCAAGATTCGCGGCTCCACTCTAGGCCTCACCTACTGAAGCGTCAATATTCTGTTGACGCGCGTTCTGACGGCTCAGTCTGAGCCCGTATCGCTCGAACCGGTGAGCGACAAGCGCATGGCGGGCGTGGTCGTCGCATGCTTCAGGCTCAGGAGGAGCGGTCACGGTCGTCGAACCGCTGTCCGTTCACGGTGTGCGAGCTGGTCAGCCTGAACGACATCGACCTGTCGGAAGGCGGGTCGGCCTACTGCGCGACCTTGGCGCTGACGAGTCGGTTGAGACTCACGCCCTGTTCTGCCGCCTCTATGGCCAGCGCTCGGTGCAGGGCGGGGGGAATCCGCAGCCGGAACTCGCCGCTGAACTGACGTTCGGCAAGGGGCTCGGGCACCGGCTCGCCAGAGGTCTCGAGTTCGTCGACAACCTGGGCGACGAGATCGCGAAGCCCCAGCAACGCCGCTGCCGGATCCGGTGCGAGCCACGACAGAGACCGGAACTCGATCACGGTGGCGACATACTCGTGGTCTTCCGGCGACCACGAGACCCGGTAGGTGTAGTGATCGTCACGCATGGTTGCCCTTCGTCTCTCTGGGTTCGGCGTCCTCCGTCAGTCGATCGATCGGCGCGGCGCGCATCTGCTGCAGGGCGCGATCAATCGTCCGCTGTGGTGTCACTAATGGTACCGCTCTTCGCTTGACATGGCGATAGTGTGCGCGGAAAGGCGCATGGTGGCTGGACGCGGCAGCAAGGTCGTGGTGAGAAGGCCGGCACAGGAGCTCTGAGGCGGGAGCGACCAGGCACGCAAGTTGTCGTGCAAGGCGTGGATGCGTGACGGGCCGTGGATGCTCCTTCCCGCGTGTTCCCGAGGCCACCGAGTTGCACTGACGCAACGCTTGTGGCTCTCGCGCTTCATCTTGATGTGAGCTACCCTCACTCCAAAGAGAGGAGGCTCGATGCCGGGGCCTGGATTCGCTGTCGTCGACCTGGAAACCACTGGCCTGTTCACCGGCGGCCACGATCGCGTCATCGAGATCGCGGTTGTGCACACGGACGAGAACGGCACGATCACGGGGGAATGGGAGACGCTCGTCAACCCGCAGCGCCATGTTGGCGCCGAACACGTGCACGGCATCCGCGCGGCCGATCTCATCGATGCGCCCACCTTTGCCGACATTGCCGACGATCTCGTTGACCTTCTCGCGGGTCGGGTGCTCGTCGCGCACAACGCGCGATTCGACCGCGGCTTTCTCGCCGCCGAGTTCGGCCGCACGCCCCATCCGTTGCCTGACGACGCCCCGACGCTCTGCACGATGCAGCTGGCCCGCGATCTCATTCCCGGTGCCGGGCGAAGCCTCGCCGACTGCTGTGCCGCGTTCGACATTCCCCTCGACAACGCTCATCGTGCCCTCGTCGACGCGCACGCGACGGCCGAGCTTCTCGGTGGCTACATCGCCAGCACTGATCGCGAGTTCTGGTACGCCCGCATTGATCGGGCGTTGAACGTCGGCTGGCCGCCTCTCTCGCATCTGAGCAGGCGCGAGCGTTGGGTGGCGCGCGGGGCGAGCGCAGCATCCGTGCCGTTCTTGCAGCGCATTGCCGAGCGCCTGCCTGATGTCTCGGGTCCGGCCGAGCACATTGAGTACTTGGCGCTGCTCGACCGCTGCCTCATCGATCGCCACCTGTCTGAGCACGAGTCGCGCCAGCTCGCGGCCGTCGCGAACGAGCTCGGTATCGGGCGGGATACGGCCACCCGCTTGCACGTCGAGTACCTCGATCAGCTCGCCACGGTGGCGTGGAGTGACGGCGTGCTGTCAGCGACCGAGGTGGCAGATCTTGCGGCCGTCGCGGCGCTCTTGCAGGTGCCCGATGCTCTGCTCACTGCCGCCCTCGCTCCGCGTGAGCCCGCTGAGACCGTGTCAACAACGGATGCTGCGACCACGCCCGGCGCGTTCACCCTGCCACCCGGCGCCATGGTGGTGTTGACCGGCGAGATGTCGCGCCCGCGCGCCGAGCTTGAGTCGGCCCTCACAGCGGCGGGTTACCGCGTAGCCGGCGCCGTCTCGAAGAAGGTGTCGTTGTTGATCGCGGCCGACCCCGACTCGCTGTCGGGGAAGGCGCGCAAGGCGCGGGAGTACGGCATTCCCGTGGTGGGGGAGAGCCACCTGGCCCGGCTCCTGTAGCGCCGCACGCGGGTGTGGAGCGCTTCTCGACTTGTGTCCAGGCTCGGGCTAGACTCGAGGCGTCGCCCGATGCGTCGGGAGTGAAAGTGAACCCCGGGAGTTCCTGTGTTGTCACAGGGCCCGGGGTTTCGCGCGTCATGGTCTGGTTCGAACAATCGTGAGTGCCGACAGTCGAGATGAGTTCGCCGCAGGCATGGTCAGATCAGATGCCACCGCTCCCGCGACGATATCCGCGGCCCACAGGGCGGGGTTTGTCGGTCCGGCTTCGTGAGTGATGCGGATGCGGCTGCCGGGCACCTGCCGCGAACGCATGGCGAGGAAGTGGTCGATGTCTCGCTGGTCGTCTGCTGCACCTCGCGATTCGGCAACAATCTCAGAGACGTCGCGCACGGTGAGCTCCTGAACCAGGCGTTCCATGCACAGTCTCCGGCGGCGCTCGAGTCGCTCCCCACTCAGCGCGTGATGGACGACGACGACGAATCGAGCGTCAGCCGTGTCGAGCTCATCGAGGGCAACAGCTCGAAGCCGTGACCTCTTCGGGATGTCACGCCAATGCAGCTTTCGGGCGGCCGTTGGCTTGAGGGCGAGCATGCTCGCACTGAGGTCGGCAGCAGCTTCGATCGAGCAGATCGCGGCGGCCAGGAGGTAGGTGTTGGGCACTCCGCCTACCGACGCCGTCGCCTCATCGACGAAAGCAATGACGCGTGAGGTTGACGCGGGGCCGTGCACTCGCGAACCCTAGTTGTCGACAGGCAGTCGCGCGAGAACTCTCCACGAGAGGGCGAGCCTGAGTCCCGTGGGGTGGTGGACTTTCCGGTCCTGAGCGTCGTGTCGTTGACGTGAGGGGCCACCGTGCGATGGTCAGTGAGAACGACCAAGTTACTCACGACAGGAGATCGCACGATGGCCCTCAATCAGTCTGCCCTGCTTCAGCTGCTCGCCGAGCTGAAACTCACCGACACCACCGACCGCATCCGTCAGATGACCGAACGGCTCTACCAAGAACTGATCGACGCCGAAGCCGCGTCGGTGATCGGCGCCGGACCCTACGAGCGCACCGCCGAGCGCGTTGCGACTCGCAACGGGGCGAGGTTGCGCACCCTGTCGACCACTGCGGGAGATCTGGAGTTGCGGATCCCGAAGCTGCGGGCCGGCAGTTTCTTTCCGTCGTTGTTGGAGCGGCGCCGCCGGGTCGATCAGGCGCTGTTCGCCGTGGTGATGGAGGCCTACCTGCACGGCGTCTCCACCCGCAAGGTTGACGATCTGGTCAAGGCGCTCGGCGCCGACACGGGCATCTCGAAGTCCGAGGTGTCTCGCATCTGCGCCGGCCTGGACGCGACGGTTGCGGCATTCCGCGACCGATCCCTGTCTCAGATCGCCTACCCCTACGTCTTCTTGGACGCCACCTATTGCAAGGTTCGCATCGACGGGCGGGTGGTGTCTCAAGCGGTTGTGGTCGCGATCGGGATCACCGCTGACGGGCACCGTCAGGTGCTCGGCTTTGACGTGGGCGACAGCGAAACGGAGGAGTTCTGGAAAGCGTTCCTGCGATCGTTGAAAGCTCGAGGGCTTTCCGGGGTGAAGCTGGTGATCTCCGACGCGCACGCGGGTTTGAAAGCAGCTATCGCGGTGGTGGTGCAGGGAGCGGCCTGGCAGCGGTGCCGCGTGCATTTCATGCGCAACGTGCTCACCGTCCTGCCTAAGGGTCGGCAGGAGATGGTGGCCTCGATCATCCGCACGATCTTCGCCCAACCCGACGCTGAGCATATTGACGCGCAGTTCGAGGAGGTTGCTCGCATGATCGACCGCGTTCACCCCAAGGCTGCCCAGATGCTCCACGATGCCCGAGCCGACGTGCTGGCGTTCAAGCACTTCCC comes from the Microcella frigidaquae genome and includes:
- a CDS encoding PIN domain-containing protein, with product MIYLDSCILIYAVEDDGARGDAVRQALADHGDDEMVVSPLVVMECLTGPLKRGNLALVDYYRETLAGIGRVPLNEEEFVRAAELRARHGLGSADALHLAAAQKAGCAALWTNDRRLERAGHGLAVAIVDRS
- a CDS encoding DarT ssDNA thymidine ADP-ribosyltransferase family protein translates to MAPPPARRSPKPAARSLRSPAPGATGKAAEVRPPNLPQRVFHVTHISNLPLILGEGRLLPSSQAQPALRLASELARELRATAPVPAVPRAVGGTDELGALAGTRESTVDDCVAFSLTPQATWWLEVQEGAAGPTWSAAARAAATTDFVVLGVDIRSLGDGLIVSDGDAAAPATRLGAGADGRQRMLARAAATPEALQAAEALVPGPVSLDLVALVAVANDRRRDEVRALLQSAGVTAKVAVYPPWFVPKLDD
- a CDS encoding choice-of-anchor E domain-containing protein translates to MTLGAGATAAQAAPVEEAQPVTTEWVCSTMPSRVTDFRVFNGTAHTFAIQKFDAALGSFVSIEVSLDAQLTAGMQVNLNLTEPAADVTVNARYELWMNIPPEAVTPNFPPGPSDRSSTIYLPLEIPWANGPLPNGPTVFNTRVESLGGSFTSLDSGVWSGSGLQTLIFQSNTTIGATGVGGNGEYIQNTTASADLCYRYTYVPAASGPEPEPPSTPDEPTESDPAPDPEPTPETTLQELPALGAGDRFSAVLPLALGAALTILAGMMLRQRPLALGEVRPPR
- a CDS encoding type II toxin-antitoxin system HicB family antitoxin; the protein is MRDDHYTYRVSWSPEDHEYVATVIEFRSLSWLAPDPAAALLGLRDLVAQVVDELETSGEPVPEPLAERQFSGEFRLRIPPALHRALAIEAAEQGVSLNRLVSAKVAQ
- a CDS encoding IS256 family transposase translates to MALNQSALLQLLAELKLTDTTDRIRQMTERLYQELIDAEAASVIGAGPYERTAERVATRNGARLRTLSTTAGDLELRIPKLRAGSFFPSLLERRRRVDQALFAVVMEAYLHGVSTRKVDDLVKALGADTGISKSEVSRICAGLDATVAAFRDRSLSQIAYPYVFLDATYCKVRIDGRVVSQAVVVAIGITADGHRQVLGFDVGDSETEEFWKAFLRSLKARGLSGVKLVISDAHAGLKAAIAVVVQGAAWQRCRVHFMRNVLTVLPKGRQEMVASIIRTIFAQPDAEHIDAQFEEVARMIDRVHPKAAQMLHDARADVLAFKHFPARHWRQIWSTNPLERLNREIKRRTDVVGVFPNTASLLRLTGAVLIEQHDEWEAGDRRYFSEASMAELTATSSVEDAVMLPEITAA
- a CDS encoding ATP-binding domain-containing protein, encoding MERILSEQFTVRELVILSPYRADRSAVGMALSSGAADARLTSRLAPAVAGTGIEDSTRIRWGTIHEFKGLEAPAVVLTDIDLTKEHHRDLLYVGASRATDRLVVLTAD
- a CDS encoding DUF429 domain-containing protein, whose protein sequence is MSTVRVAGVDLAAEAAGTALAVLRVEAGGREPGSVALEHLRLGVDDDTLIAETRTVALIGIDCAFGWPVDFVDFVARQASGARLASDDTGDLAWRRRLAHRETDRVVTERTGARPLSVATDRLGMTALRCAVLLDRLAGDGRVVDRAGEHPSAVVEVYPAMALRVWGLARPGYKLTTDARAALIADLRRAAPWLELGDHEPLMRASADALDAVLAALVALAHRAGHSVPPTAAQRDRARVEGWVAIPTVGLAELGRVP
- a CDS encoding NERD domain-containing protein; amino-acid sequence: MARMLPPTVGDDAPPGELAVFAALRDAPGTDDWVVFHSLEIAHHVSQVQGEADFVVIAPGYGVLVIEVKSHESIEADGEGRWRYGSRDWVTRSPFEQASGAQHSIIEYLQSRGARPVGYPIFHAAWLTQLSKSKFSNGIGWHEWQLLDAADLGADRVRGAIIRCLEKASAHLGETIASYRRVAGQPDAEHTQRVVDLLIPRFVVELSAKELARRREREQAQFTAEQVRVLDLVAGNPRLLLEGPAGTGKTWVAAEAARRAAAAGQRTLVVVFNRLIEQRLVELCGDGVEVRRIHALMAQVVDRHAGRNEARRKLDSGRVERDWYDVTLPEQALEAALELGPQFDYLVLDEAQDVAVDAYLDVLDALLVGGLAQAPVFVTGDFDHQVIYRRHGDAAAAPAAPSADSAAAPATPESARDRLLRRLPGLVQLQLRSNVRTTPEVGRFVAELIGEPTLYSEHRRSDDDQVSVERLTFSTADEQQRLLADAVERILSEPFTVRELVILSPYRADRSAVGVALSSGAADARLTSRLAPAVAGTGIEDSTRIRWGTIHEFKGLEAPAVILTDIDLSKEHHRDLLYVGASRATDRLVVLTAGRQS
- a CDS encoding exonuclease domain-containing protein — its product is MPGPGFAVVDLETTGLFTGGHDRVIEIAVVHTDENGTITGEWETLVNPQRHVGAEHVHGIRAADLIDAPTFADIADDLVDLLAGRVLVAHNARFDRGFLAAEFGRTPHPLPDDAPTLCTMQLARDLIPGAGRSLADCCAAFDIPLDNAHRALVDAHATAELLGGYIASTDREFWYARIDRALNVGWPPLSHLSRRERWVARGASAASVPFLQRIAERLPDVSGPAEHIEYLALLDRCLIDRHLSEHESRQLAAVANELGIGRDTATRLHVEYLDQLATVAWSDGVLSATEVADLAAVAALLQVPDALLTAALAPREPAETVSTTDAATTPGAFTLPPGAMVVLTGEMSRPRAELESALTAAGYRVAGAVSKKVSLLIAADPDSLSGKARKAREYGIPVVGESHLARLL